A single region of the Rutidosis leptorrhynchoides isolate AG116_Rl617_1_P2 unplaced genomic scaffold, CSIRO_AGI_Rlap_v1 contig526, whole genome shotgun sequence genome encodes:
- the LOC139884262 gene encoding uncharacterized protein, giving the protein SVAAVGKAGGAEWKTLSDAEKAPYVAKAEKRKDDYNKSMEAYNNKLTAGDNDEDEESDKSKSEVHDEDEDDDGERMKMMIRLEVGRKRETRRWKLEHFDGVQWIGDYGLELCFAI; this is encoded by the exons TGCTGCT GTCGGGAAAGCTGGGGGTGCTGAATGGAAAACGTTGTCAGATGCT GAAAAGGCTCCTTATGTAGCCAAGGCTGAGAAGCGAAAGGATGATTACAACAAGAGCATGGAGGCCTACAATAACAAACTG ACTGCTGGAGATAATGATGAGGATGAGGAATCTGACAAATCGAAGTCCGAGGTTCATGATGAGGATGAAGATGATGACGGAGA gaggatgaagatgatgattagactAGAGGTGGGTAGAAAAAGGGAAACAAGAAGGTGGAAGTTGGAGCATTTTGATGGTGTACAATGGATTGGAGACTATGGTTTAGAATTATGTTTTGCTATTTGA